The following proteins are encoded in a genomic region of Natrarchaeobius halalkaliphilus:
- a CDS encoding M48 family metallopeptidase has product MTDFGLKVRMAIVGSILFAFYMFVGAFALAMFGFGAWPLVLLGLLVLPVIQYKIGTWSATRRAESMPEEGQYRDIHQMTESLSRDMGIKKPELMVMEMGVPNAFATGRKGKGVVVVSTELIRLLERDELEGVVAHELAHIKNRDVVTMVIGQSIGMMVGWVAYMIYIMGNDRNFGSIIVGLVISNIAQMLVMVFVLAISRYREYIADEDARQYIGSGDPLARALEKISRGSEGRESSLDDSVSALCIFNADKSLLAKLFATHPPTEKRIQKLRN; this is encoded by the coding sequence ATGACCGACTTCGGATTGAAAGTTCGAATGGCGATCGTCGGATCGATCCTGTTCGCCTTCTACATGTTCGTCGGCGCATTCGCGCTCGCGATGTTCGGTTTCGGCGCGTGGCCGCTCGTGTTGCTCGGCTTGCTCGTGTTGCCCGTTATCCAGTACAAGATCGGTACGTGGTCCGCGACGAGGCGGGCCGAGTCGATGCCCGAGGAGGGCCAGTACCGGGACATCCACCAGATGACCGAGTCGCTCTCGAGAGATATGGGTATCAAGAAACCCGAACTGATGGTCATGGAGATGGGCGTTCCGAACGCCTTCGCGACCGGCCGAAAGGGTAAGGGCGTCGTCGTCGTCTCGACCGAGCTGATTCGCCTCCTCGAGCGCGACGAACTCGAGGGCGTCGTCGCTCACGAACTCGCACACATCAAAAACCGCGACGTCGTCACGATGGTTATCGGCCAGTCAATCGGAATGATGGTCGGCTGGGTCGCCTACATGATCTACATCATGGGCAACGACCGAAACTTCGGCAGTATCATCGTCGGATTGGTCATCTCGAACATCGCACAGATGCTCGTGATGGTGTTCGTACTGGCGATCTCCCGGTACCGCGAGTACATCGCAGACGAGGACGCCCGCCAGTACATCGGTAGCGGCGATCCGCTCGCACGCGCCCTCGAGAAGATCTCTCGCGGTTCGGAGGGGCGCGAGTCGAGCCTCGACGACAGCGTGAGTGCGCTCTGTATCTTCAACGCGGACAAGAGCTTGCTGGCGAAGCTGTTCGCGACTCATCCACCGACCGAAAAGCGCATCCAAAAGCTCCGAAATTAG
- a CDS encoding amidase, whose protein sequence is MTLDECTIEEATIDQIRRAFEAGTITSETLVERYLERIDAYDRDGPVLNSIVTVNDHATDRASELDEAFDQSGTFVGPLHGIPVLVKDHIETTDVVTTFGSEAFDEYTPETESDVTRRLRDAGAIILAKTNMPDWATSWFGFSSVAGRTKNPYDPDRDPGGSSSGTGAAVAANLGAVGIGTDCGGSIRVPASFDNLVGFRVTPGLISRSGMSPLVSQQDTAGPMTRTVRDTARLLDVLVGYDEHDELTGRTELRWNAESYTNYLGADGMTGARIGVLRDGFGDEENPDAAPVNRVIEDALTAIRNCGATLVDPVELPRLNQYLEETMLYILQSKRDLDRFLADRKTPVEGVDELYERGQYHDLLDLFEGFAEDGPDDLTDHVEYWKRRNAQQRFQEAILNVFAKHDLDAIVYPDVQVLPPTENEIRDGKYDTMTFATNTIIASQSLCSAVSVPAGVTNDGLPVGLEILGKPFDEPTLLELASAFEHVTDHRRPPETTPPLSE, encoded by the coding sequence ATGACACTCGACGAGTGTACCATAGAAGAAGCGACGATCGATCAGATCCGTCGAGCGTTCGAGGCGGGTACGATTACGAGCGAGACGCTCGTCGAGCGGTATCTCGAGCGGATCGACGCGTACGACCGGGACGGTCCCGTGCTCAACTCGATCGTCACCGTCAACGATCACGCGACCGACCGGGCATCGGAACTCGACGAGGCGTTCGACCAGTCCGGAACGTTCGTCGGTCCGCTCCACGGTATTCCGGTCCTCGTGAAAGATCACATCGAAACGACCGACGTGGTGACGACGTTCGGCTCCGAAGCGTTCGACGAGTACACGCCCGAAACGGAGTCCGACGTCACTCGCCGACTGCGTGATGCGGGAGCGATTATTCTCGCGAAGACGAACATGCCCGACTGGGCGACGTCGTGGTTCGGGTTCTCCTCGGTTGCCGGACGAACGAAGAACCCGTACGATCCCGACCGCGATCCGGGCGGCTCGAGCAGTGGAACGGGCGCTGCTGTCGCGGCGAACCTCGGAGCGGTCGGGATCGGGACGGACTGTGGCGGTTCGATCCGTGTTCCGGCCTCGTTCGATAATCTGGTCGGATTTCGCGTGACGCCGGGGTTGATCAGCCGGTCCGGGATGAGCCCCCTCGTCTCCCAGCAGGATACGGCCGGGCCGATGACGCGTACGGTCCGTGATACGGCCAGGCTGCTCGACGTCCTCGTCGGCTACGACGAACACGACGAACTCACCGGTAGAACCGAGTTGCGATGGAACGCTGAATCGTACACGAATTACCTCGGTGCGGACGGCATGACCGGGGCGCGAATCGGCGTTCTGCGGGACGGGTTCGGCGACGAGGAAAACCCCGACGCTGCGCCGGTCAACCGGGTTATCGAGGACGCGCTGACGGCGATTCGAAACTGCGGCGCGACGCTCGTCGATCCGGTCGAACTCCCGCGGCTGAACCAGTATCTCGAGGAAACGATGTTGTACATTCTGCAATCGAAACGGGATCTCGACCGGTTTCTGGCCGATCGAAAGACGCCGGTCGAAGGAGTCGACGAACTGTACGAACGCGGACAGTATCACGATCTGTTGGACCTATTCGAGGGATTTGCCGAGGACGGTCCCGACGACCTCACCGACCACGTAGAGTACTGGAAGCGACGAAACGCTCAACAGCGGTTTCAGGAGGCGATCCTGAACGTGTTTGCGAAACACGATCTGGACGCCATCGTCTACCCCGACGTTCAGGTACTCCCCCCGACGGAGAACGAAATCCGCGACGGAAAATACGATACGATGACGTTCGCGACGAATACGATCATCGCCTCTCAATCACTGTGTAGCGCGGTGTCGGTCCCGGCTGGCGTTACGAACGACGGGCTTCCGGTGGGACTCGAGATCCTTGGAAAGCCGTTCGACGAACCCACGCTACTCGAGTTGGCGTCCGCGTTCGAGCACGTGACGGATCATCGCCGCCCGCCGGAGACGACGCCACCGCTGTCCGAATAG
- a CDS encoding ribbon-helix-helix domain-containing protein → MSTDAGDNGDGDMVKLNVKVPKRLLEEIDELAEELEYTNRSEFIREVLRDTTEPILTPGAQEGVSEGYTDVAAGRTMSTDEARERLGIDD, encoded by the coding sequence ATGAGCACGGACGCAGGCGACAACGGCGATGGGGACATGGTGAAGTTGAATGTGAAGGTGCCGAAGCGGCTTCTCGAAGAGATCGACGAACTGGCGGAGGAACTGGAGTACACCAACCGCTCGGAGTTCATTCGTGAGGTGCTGCGCGACACCACGGAGCCGATTCTGACGCCCGGAGCACAGGAGGGCGTCTCGGAGGGCTACACGGATGTTGCAGCGGGGCGGACGATGTCCACGGACGAGGCCCGCGAACGCCTCGGTATCGACGACTGA
- a CDS encoding M20 family metallopeptidase codes for MGSDFDLVEFHADAVAIPSHEDVTEMRDFLLETLSDAGMAPEVDEFGNVLASRGRGDDDGTHVVLNTHIDTVPPHVSYDRDEGSDVVRGRGACDAKGPLASLLAAFLRVEPSDGRLTLAITPDEETLMTGAAGLAERLSADGYVVGEPTGLDVCVGARGQCEGTITIEGEGGHAASVPAATNPVAGLAAVLEALERYDDASGSGDTDVLGGPKLTPTGLEGGGAPNRVPGRCRLTFDRRTVPPETSESFRRDLQAYLEERVAGARTISVDLIRPDTPFPKAFVTDEDDELVRTLRAASGGDVRPFGAATEAGFFAATAPTVVFGPGVLADEDGAVAHAEREYVAVSALEAAAEALEDALSTLVTSS; via the coding sequence ATGGGTTCGGACTTCGACCTCGTCGAATTCCACGCCGATGCGGTCGCGATCCCCTCTCACGAGGACGTCACGGAGATGCGAGATTTCCTCCTCGAAACGCTTTCTGACGCCGGTATGGCTCCCGAAGTCGACGAGTTCGGTAACGTACTCGCGAGTCGGGGACGGGGAGACGACGATGGTACACACGTCGTCCTGAACACCCACATCGACACCGTTCCGCCACACGTTTCGTACGACCGCGACGAGGGATCGGACGTCGTTCGCGGACGCGGTGCCTGTGATGCGAAGGGGCCCCTCGCGTCGCTGCTGGCTGCGTTTTTGCGAGTCGAGCCGTCGGACGGCCGACTCACGCTCGCGATCACGCCCGACGAGGAGACGCTGATGACCGGCGCTGCGGGACTCGCTGAACGGCTGTCGGCCGACGGCTACGTCGTCGGTGAACCGACCGGACTCGACGTCTGTGTCGGCGCTCGCGGCCAGTGTGAGGGTACGATCACGATCGAAGGCGAGGGCGGGCACGCCGCGAGCGTCCCCGCCGCGACGAACCCGGTGGCAGGTCTGGCAGCCGTCCTCGAGGCGCTCGAACGCTACGACGACGCATCGGGATCGGGGGACACGGACGTTCTCGGCGGACCGAAGCTGACTCCGACCGGTCTCGAGGGTGGCGGTGCACCGAACCGAGTTCCGGGCCGATGCCGACTCACGTTCGACCGTCGAACCGTTCCCCCCGAAACGAGCGAGAGCTTCCGACGGGATCTCCAGGCGTACCTCGAGGAACGCGTCGCCGGGGCGCGGACGATCTCGGTCGATCTGATCCGTCCCGATACGCCGTTCCCGAAGGCGTTCGTCACCGACGAGGACGACGAACTGGTTCGGACGCTTCGGGCTGCAAGCGGGGGCGACGTTCGACCGTTCGGTGCGGCCACCGAAGCGGGCTTTTTCGCCGCCACCGCCCCAACTGTCGTCTTCGGTCCGGGAGTTCTGGCCGACGAGGACGGGGCCGTGGCTCACGCAGAACGCGAGTACGTCGCCGTTTCAGCGCTCGAGGCTGCGGCCGAGGCGCTCGAGGACGCGCTCTCGACCCTCGTTACCAGTAGTTGA
- a CDS encoding 2,3,4,5-tetrahydropyridine-2,6-dicarboxylate N-succinyltransferase gives MSTLEADVRELWERKQNDAVDARSAGTDELATLDEFVAALEAGDVRAAEPADGTWEANEWVKQGILLNFGLRETRPREYGGVTYNDVLPLADTSDYGDRGSRNTPDGTVVRRGAHVGSDCILMSPAFVNIGAHIGDGTLVDSCDTVGSCAQIGENVKLGANTLIGGVLEPVEDAPVIVEDDVSLGAGCRVTSGFVVGENSVVGENTLLTPRIPVYDLVEEEVIYGELPADRRAFTRFVESSISDHELFEGGAYKPAVVATDLAQETLEATEREDALRE, from the coding sequence ATGAGTACGCTCGAGGCGGACGTACGGGAGTTGTGGGAGCGCAAACAGAACGATGCGGTCGACGCCCGATCTGCAGGGACTGACGAACTCGCGACGCTGGACGAGTTCGTCGCGGCACTGGAGGCGGGCGACGTTCGCGCGGCCGAGCCGGCCGACGGCACTTGGGAGGCAAATGAGTGGGTCAAACAGGGTATTTTGCTGAACTTCGGTCTGCGTGAAACCCGGCCTCGGGAGTACGGTGGCGTCACGTACAACGACGTTCTGCCGCTGGCCGATACGAGCGATTACGGCGATCGCGGCTCGCGAAACACGCCCGACGGAACCGTCGTCCGTCGGGGGGCTCACGTCGGCTCCGACTGCATCCTGATGAGCCCCGCGTTCGTCAACATCGGCGCACACATCGGTGACGGGACGCTCGTCGACTCCTGTGACACCGTGGGATCGTGCGCACAGATCGGTGAGAACGTCAAGCTCGGCGCGAACACGCTTATCGGCGGCGTCCTCGAGCCCGTCGAGGACGCACCGGTCATCGTCGAAGACGATGTCTCGCTCGGCGCTGGCTGTCGAGTGACGTCGGGGTTCGTCGTCGGTGAGAACAGCGTCGTCGGTGAGAATACACTGTTGACGCCGCGAATTCCGGTCTACGATCTCGTCGAGGAGGAGGTCATCTACGGCGAACTACCCGCCGATCGACGCGCGTTTACTAGATTTGTCGAATCTTCGATCAGCGACCACGAGCTCTTCGAAGGCGGCGCGTACAAACCGGCTGTCGTCGCGACGGACCTGGCGCAGGAAACGCTCGAGGCGACCGAGCGTGAGGACGCACTTCGCGAGTGA
- a CDS encoding nascent polypeptide-associated complex protein, which translates to MFGGGGGLNPRKMEQMMKQMGIDVDDIDAQEVVIRTDEYDLVFDNPEVTKMDARGQETYQIIGSPEEVEAGSAGGTPAVDGDAGAGIPQDDVELVAERANVSEDEARDALEAAGGDLAAAIGNLE; encoded by the coding sequence ATGTTCGGAGGAGGAGGCGGACTCAACCCGCGCAAGATGGAACAGATGATGAAACAGATGGGGATCGACGTCGACGACATCGACGCCCAGGAAGTCGTTATTCGGACCGACGAGTACGACCTCGTCTTCGATAATCCGGAAGTGACCAAGATGGACGCGAGAGGTCAGGAAACGTACCAGATCATCGGATCGCCCGAAGAGGTCGAGGCCGGAAGCGCCGGAGGTACGCCGGCGGTCGACGGCGACGCTGGCGCTGGGATTCCCCAGGACGACGTCGAGCTCGTTGCCGAGCGAGCGAACGTCAGTGAAGACGAAGCCCGCGACGCACTGGAAGCCGCCGGGGGGGACCTCGCCGCGGCGATCGGCAACCTCGAGTAA
- the lysA gene encoding diaminopimelate decarboxylase has translation MCDLADSPAVRRLTDWDASTLESLAAEYETPLYVIDLDRVAENYARFSTAFPDAEVMYAAKAHTGKAVLETILETGGDIECAAWGELQRSIDAGADPNTLQYTAVNPPDHDLDYATDLATDHPGLTITIGAIDTLERLADRGYDGRIAIRVNPGIGTGHHEKVATGADAKFGIPYERVPDVADRVRDGFDLVGLHAHAGSGVLTDGIEEHCRAIERVGAMARRVGDLEFVDVGGGFGVPYREDEKPLDLERTAEMVRDAVGEIDATLKLEPGRYVVADAGVILTEVNTIKEAPDTTVVGVDASLATMIRPAMFGSYHPMLNVSVPEREPHPVTVGGPVCTSADVFAHDRPIARPEREDVIAIGNAGSYGYELASQFHSQPRPGEVALEDGGHRIVRRRETLDDVTRVEQ, from the coding sequence ATGTGTGATCTCGCGGATTCGCCGGCGGTTCGCCGGCTCACCGACTGGGACGCGTCGACGCTCGAGTCCCTCGCTGCGGAGTACGAGACGCCGCTTTACGTGATCGATCTCGATCGGGTCGCGGAGAACTACGCTCGGTTTTCGACCGCCTTTCCCGACGCCGAAGTCATGTACGCGGCGAAAGCACACACCGGGAAAGCGGTACTCGAGACGATCCTCGAGACCGGCGGCGACATCGAGTGTGCCGCCTGGGGCGAACTACAGCGATCGATCGACGCCGGTGCCGACCCGAACACGCTACAGTACACCGCGGTCAATCCACCGGACCACGACCTCGATTACGCGACCGACCTGGCCACGGACCACCCGGGGCTGACGATCACGATCGGCGCGATAGACACGCTCGAGCGACTCGCAGACCGGGGCTACGACGGTCGAATCGCGATCCGCGTCAATCCAGGTATCGGAACCGGCCATCACGAGAAGGTGGCGACGGGCGCCGACGCCAAGTTTGGAATTCCCTACGAGCGGGTTCCGGACGTCGCTGACCGGGTTCGCGACGGGTTCGATCTGGTCGGTCTTCACGCCCACGCGGGAAGCGGCGTTCTCACGGACGGCATCGAAGAGCACTGCCGGGCGATCGAGCGAGTCGGTGCGATGGCCCGACGCGTCGGTGACCTCGAGTTCGTCGACGTCGGTGGCGGTTTCGGCGTCCCCTATCGAGAGGACGAGAAACCGCTCGACCTCGAACGAACGGCGGAGATGGTTCGTGACGCCGTCGGTGAGATCGACGCGACGCTCAAACTCGAGCCGGGGCGATACGTCGTCGCTGACGCGGGGGTGATCCTCACCGAGGTCAACACGATCAAGGAGGCACCCGACACGACGGTCGTCGGCGTCGACGCCAGTCTCGCGACGATGATCCGTCCCGCGATGTTCGGCTCCTATCACCCCATGCTGAACGTAAGCGTGCCCGAGCGTGAGCCACACCCGGTCACCGTCGGCGGGCCGGTCTGTACCAGCGCCGACGTCTTCGCTCACGACCGACCGATCGCCCGTCCGGAACGCGAAGACGTCATCGCCATCGGTAACGCCGGCTCGTATGGCTACGAGCTGGCGAGTCAGTTCCACTCACAGCCTCGCCCCGGTGAGGTCGCACTCGAGGACGGCGGGCATCGGATCGTTCGCCGGCGCGAGACGCTCGATGACGTCACTCGCGTGGAACAGTGA
- a CDS encoding PUA domain-containing protein → MSESDEPADGEADLSSLRTIADYQFGAGAGVTLFSPTESLTIKRTTSGRPQQVHCADGRIVSFGVDGRFTLGIEGGRRLSRALSHPAYRVVVDDESEPFVREEKNVFAKFVLESDPEIRPGDEVLVVHERGELLAVGRAELDGTAIEDFETGMAVAVREGEPADD, encoded by the coding sequence ATGAGCGAGTCAGACGAGCCGGCCGATGGAGAGGCGGATCTTTCGAGTCTTCGGACGATCGCGGACTATCAGTTCGGAGCGGGTGCGGGTGTTACGCTCTTTTCTCCGACGGAGTCGCTTACGATCAAACGAACGACTTCCGGTCGTCCACAGCAGGTCCACTGCGCGGATGGACGGATCGTCTCGTTCGGCGTCGACGGCCGGTTTACCCTCGGGATCGAGGGCGGCCGTCGACTCTCGAGAGCGCTTTCTCACCCCGCCTACCGGGTGGTCGTCGACGACGAAAGCGAGCCGTTCGTTCGCGAGGAAAAGAACGTCTTTGCGAAGTTCGTTCTCGAGTCGGACCCGGAGATTCGACCGGGAGACGAAGTACTGGTCGTCCACGAACGTGGCGAACTGCTCGCGGTCGGTCGAGCCGAACTCGACGGGACGGCCATCGAGGACTTCGAGACGGGAATGGCGGTTGCGGTCCGAGAGGGGGAACCGGCCGACGACTGA
- a CDS encoding LabA-like NYN domain-containing protein, giving the protein MTEIHPDQRVAVLVDAQNLYHTAQSLHSRNIDYSALLEKAVQDRQLTRAIAYVIRAEAPDEESFFDALVDIGFEAKIKDIKRFSDGTKKADWDVGMSLDAVTLANHVDTVVLCTGDGDFSRLCSHLRHEGVRVEVMAFESSTADELVDAADTFLDLGERHETFLL; this is encoded by the coding sequence ATGACGGAAATTCATCCGGATCAGCGCGTCGCCGTCCTCGTCGACGCTCAAAACCTCTATCATACGGCACAGAGTCTTCATAGCCGGAATATCGATTACTCCGCGCTGCTCGAGAAAGCCGTCCAGGATCGACAGCTCACGCGCGCGATCGCCTACGTTATCCGGGCTGAAGCGCCCGACGAAGAGAGTTTCTTCGACGCGCTGGTGGATATCGGCTTCGAGGCCAAAATAAAGGATATCAAACGATTTTCAGACGGGACGAAAAAGGCCGACTGGGACGTCGGTATGAGCCTCGACGCTGTGACTCTCGCGAACCACGTCGACACCGTCGTCCTGTGTACCGGCGACGGAGACTTCTCGAGGCTGTGTTCACACCTTCGCCACGAGGGAGTCCGGGTCGAGGTGATGGCCTTCGAATCTTCGACGGCCGACGAACTGGTCGATGCGGCCGATACGTTTCTCGATCTCGGTGAGCGCCACGAGACGTTTTTGCTCTGA
- a CDS encoding type II toxin-antitoxin system RelE family toxin — MAHEVVLTETLVETLEQFETDDAERIINKLEDIGDFPNHFLDRLKNHPGYKLRVGDFRVLIDWDKENEVIYAIDAFERKKEYRELGKYREVWGSWRDDE; from the coding sequence GTGGCTCACGAGGTCGTTCTGACGGAGACGTTGGTCGAAACGCTGGAACAGTTCGAGACCGATGACGCCGAGCGGATCATCAACAAGCTGGAGGACATCGGCGACTTCCCGAACCACTTTCTTGACCGGTTGAAGAACCATCCCGGCTACAAGCTTCGAGTTGGTGACTTCCGCGTGCTGATCGATTGGGACAAGGAAAACGAGGTGATCTACGCCATCGACGCCTTCGAGCGGAAGAAGGAGTACCGCGAACTCGGGAAGTACCGTGAGGTATGGGGGTCGTGGCGAGATGATGAGTAG
- a CDS encoding methyltransferase domain-containing protein: MEDDTDPTGDAETEPGDDGGRIPVLLVRDDREFLIEPGEEMGTDLGVLDVPDDVESGDTIPTHLGEAFTVRRLRGPDLFHHFERTGAPMVPRDIGLVIGETGIARGDRVLDAGTGTGVLAASMARAGASVVTYERDPDFADVARTNMALGGVTEDVDVRTGDVREEIETLEPSSFDVLTLDTGDAASIVSHAPDLLVEGGFVAVYSPFIESTRAVVEAAREVELSNVRTRETIQREMQFDDRGSRPSTAPVGHTGYLTIARNV, encoded by the coding sequence GTGGAAGACGATACCGACCCGACGGGCGACGCCGAGACCGAACCCGGTGACGACGGCGGGCGTATTCCAGTGTTGCTGGTCCGGGACGATCGCGAGTTCCTCATCGAACCCGGTGAGGAGATGGGGACCGATCTCGGCGTCCTCGACGTTCCCGACGACGTCGAATCCGGTGACACGATACCGACCCACCTCGGGGAAGCGTTCACCGTCCGTCGGCTCCGCGGTCCGGACCTCTTTCATCACTTCGAGCGGACGGGCGCGCCGATGGTCCCACGCGACATCGGACTGGTGATCGGTGAGACGGGGATCGCTCGAGGCGACCGGGTCCTCGATGCCGGTACTGGAACGGGCGTTCTCGCGGCCTCGATGGCTCGCGCCGGCGCGTCGGTCGTGACCTACGAGCGTGACCCGGACTTCGCTGACGTCGCACGAACTAACATGGCACTCGGCGGCGTCACGGAGGACGTCGACGTTCGCACCGGCGACGTTCGCGAGGAAATCGAGACGCTCGAGCCGTCGTCGTTCGACGTGCTGACGCTCGATACGGGAGACGCCGCCTCGATCGTGTCCCACGCTCCCGACCTCCTGGTTGAGGGGGGATTCGTTGCGGTCTACAGCCCGTTTATCGAGTCGACCAGAGCGGTCGTCGAAGCCGCCCGCGAGGTCGAACTGTCGAACGTCCGCACTCGAGAGACGATCCAGCGCGAGATGCAGTTCGACGACCGGGGCTCGCGGCCGTCGACTGCGCCGGTCGGCCACACGGGCTATCTAACGATCGCTCGGAACGTCTAG
- the dapA gene encoding 4-hydroxy-tetrahydrodipicolinate synthase, with protein sequence MSTPLDLTGVFPAMCTPFDDDERIDFDTLQTDAQRLETAGVDGLVPVGSTGESATLTHDEHVRVVEAVIEAVDDVPVIAGTGSNNTREALELSERAADAGADGLLLISPYYNKPEQRGLVDHFRAIADAVDLPQIVYNVPSRTGRSIEPDTAVTLAEHENIAGYKAASGDLGLIGEITERTAEADFSVLSGDDALTVPMISVGATGTISVAANVEPERTCAMVGAAIDGDYERARGLHHELGPLFRQLFVETNPIPVKEAMAIRGNMPARLRPPLSRLSDEHRGDLETILADLETERTSVADASSESDR encoded by the coding sequence ATGAGCACACCACTCGACCTCACGGGCGTCTTCCCGGCGATGTGTACGCCCTTCGACGACGACGAACGAATCGACTTCGACACACTCCAGACCGATGCACAGCGACTCGAGACCGCGGGCGTCGACGGGCTCGTCCCCGTCGGCTCGACGGGCGAGTCAGCGACGCTCACCCACGACGAGCACGTCCGGGTCGTCGAGGCGGTCATCGAGGCCGTCGACGACGTTCCGGTCATCGCGGGCACCGGCTCGAACAACACTCGCGAGGCGCTCGAACTCTCCGAGCGCGCCGCCGACGCGGGCGCGGACGGATTGCTGTTGATCTCGCCGTACTACAACAAGCCCGAACAGCGCGGACTCGTCGATCACTTCCGGGCGATCGCTGACGCGGTCGATCTGCCACAGATCGTCTACAACGTTCCTTCGAGAACCGGTCGATCGATCGAACCCGACACCGCCGTTACGCTCGCAGAACACGAGAACATCGCGGGCTACAAGGCGGCGAGCGGCGACCTCGGACTGATCGGAGAGATCACGGAGCGAACCGCTGAAGCGGACTTCTCGGTGCTCTCGGGCGACGACGCGCTGACGGTGCCGATGATCTCCGTCGGCGCGACCGGAACGATCAGCGTCGCCGCGAACGTCGAACCGGAACGGACGTGTGCGATGGTCGGTGCGGCCATCGACGGCGACTACGAACGCGCACGAGGACTTCATCACGAACTGGGTCCGCTCTTCCGACAGCTCTTCGTCGAGACCAATCCGATTCCGGTCAAGGAGGCGATGGCGATCCGGGGCAACATGCCGGCACGACTGCGGCCGCCGCTCTCCCGTCTTTCCGACGAACACCGCGGCGACCTCGAGACGATCCTTGCGGATCTCGAGACGGAACGAACGTCGGTCGCTGACGCGTCCTCGGAGTCCGATCGATGA
- the dapB gene encoding 4-hydroxy-tetrahydrodipicolinate reductase — translation MTARVGVTGATGRMGREVIAAVNDRDDCELAFAINRSPDGQSVGGTEIEPAADFETLLVDREPTVVVDFTGPESAREYASHCAETNVAFVTGTTGFDADDLEVLAAASDRVPVLRAPNFARGVQALLNVVGEAVRNLPGYDVELVETHHNGKRDAPSGTANRLLSEIEANGEFAERTHGREGDSPREAGEIGVHALRAGDITGEHEILLAGNHEEVRLTHRAEDRGVFAAGAVDAAVWLAERDPGRYEFADVISE, via the coding sequence ATGACGGCTCGAGTCGGTGTGACGGGTGCGACTGGACGAATGGGCCGAGAAGTGATCGCCGCCGTAAACGATCGCGACGACTGTGAACTCGCCTTCGCGATCAACCGCAGTCCGGATGGTCAATCGGTCGGCGGGACCGAAATCGAGCCCGCGGCGGATTTCGAGACGCTTCTCGTCGATCGAGAGCCGACCGTCGTCGTCGATTTCACCGGCCCCGAATCGGCTCGCGAGTACGCGTCTCACTGTGCCGAGACGAACGTGGCGTTCGTCACGGGAACCACCGGCTTCGATGCGGACGATCTCGAGGTTCTCGCGGCGGCGAGCGATCGGGTTCCCGTTCTTCGAGCGCCGAACTTCGCACGCGGCGTCCAGGCGCTGCTCAACGTCGTCGGTGAGGCCGTTCGGAACCTTCCGGGGTACGACGTCGAACTCGTCGAAACCCACCACAACGGAAAACGCGACGCTCCGAGCGGGACCGCGAACCGGCTGCTTTCCGAGATAGAGGCGAACGGAGAGTTCGCTGAGCGAACGCACGGCCGCGAGGGCGATTCTCCCCGCGAAGCCGGAGAAATCGGCGTCCACGCGCTCCGTGCGGGCGATATCACGGGAGAACACGAGATCTTGCTCGCCGGCAACCACGAGGAAGTTCGACTGACCCACCGCGCAGAGGATCGCGGAGTGTTCGCTGCGGGTGCCGTCGACGCTGCCGTCTGGCTCGCCGAGCGCGACCCAGGCAGGTACGAGTTCGCTGACGTCATCTCGGAGTGA
- a CDS encoding HNH endonuclease, translating to MVPAFALKSAEWRRADGDWSAHSEDGRDEALERDNHECQRCGEDTDIEVHHLIPRSAGGPDKAENLVTLCSKCHSWVHAAGFSQLLEERSDLYEELREAVCDED from the coding sequence ATGGTGCCCGCTTTTGCTCTCAAGAGTGCAGAGTGGCGAAGGGCCGACGGAGACTGGTCGGCACACAGCGAGGACGGGAGAGATGAAGCACTCGAACGCGACAATCACGAGTGTCAGAGGTGTGGCGAAGACACCGACATCGAAGTTCATCACCTCATACCACGGTCAGCAGGAGGCCCTGACAAAGCGGAGAATCTCGTTACTCTGTGCTCAAAATGTCACTCGTGGGTTCACGCCGCGGGGTTTTCACAGCTGCTTGAGGAAAGGAGCGATCTGTACGAAGAACTTCGGGAAGCGGTTTGCGACGAAGACTGA